The Streptomyces laurentii region TGCCGCGCAGGTCCTCACCCACGCCGACATGCTGTGGCTGCGGATCCTGGACGTGCCGAAGGTGTTCGAGCCGCGTACGTACGCGGCCGAGGGCACCCTGGTCCTGGACGTGAAGGACGCGGCCGGGTTCGCGGGCGGGCGCTACCGGCTCGACGCCTCCCCGGAGGGCGGCGCGTGTACGCCGGTGACGACGGCCCCCGACCTGGTCCTGGACGTGGCGGAGCTGGGCAGGCTGGCGCTCGGCGACGAGTCGGCGGAACGGCTCGTGGCGCTCGGCCGGATCGAGGAGGCGACGGCCGGCGCGGCGGCGCGGGCGGACCTGCTGCTGCGGACCCCGCGCCGACCGTGGAGCATGGACATCTTCTGACCAGTGGCCGGGGGTAGGCGTGTGGAGGTTCCGGGAGTGAGCGGACTGCGGGAGCGGAAGAAGGAGCGGACGCGGCAGACGCTCTCCGAGGTGGCCATCGCGCTCTTCCTGGAGAAGGGGTTCGACGCCGTCTCGGTCGCGGAGGTCGCGGCGGCGGCCGAGGTGTCGAAGCCGACGCTGTTCCGCTACTTCCCGGCCAAGGAGGACCTGGTCCTGCACCGGTTCGCCGACCACGAGGACGAGCCGGCCCGGGTGGTGGCCGCCGCCCGGGAGGCCGGGGTGCCGCCGCTGACCGCGCTGCGCGACCACGTCCTCGCGGGCCTGGAGCGGCGCGACCCGGTGACCGGGCTCAACGACGCGCCGCAGGTGCTCGCGTTCCTGCGGCTGCTGCACGGGACGCCGTCGCTGGTGGCGCGGATGCAGGCGTTCCAGGCGCGGTCGGAGGGAGTGCTCGCCGCCGCGCTGGAGGGGACGCCGGAGGGGATGCCGGAGGGGACGGACGCGGAGATTCCCCTGCGGGCGCGGCTCGCGGCGGCCCAGATCGTGGTGGTGCTGCGGGTCCTGGCGGACGAGAACATCCGGCGGATCACGGCGGGGGAGCCGGTCGACGCGGT contains the following coding sequences:
- a CDS encoding hypothetical protein (Bacterial regulatory proteins, tetR family; pfam00440;~identified by MetaGeneAnnotator; putative;~mycofactocin system transcriptional regulator; TIGR03968;~transcriptional regulator [Streptomyces sp. PAMC26508]), translated to MSGLRERKKERTRQTLSEVAIALFLEKGFDAVSVAEVAAAAEVSKPTLFRYFPAKEDLVLHRFADHEDEPARVVAAAREAGVPPLTALRDHVLAGLERRDPVTGLNDAPQVLAFLRLLHGTPSLVARMQAFQARSEGVLAAALEGTPEGMPEGTDAEIPLRARLAAAQIVVVLRVLADENIRRITAGEPVDAVLPGAVEATREAFRGLAEGLPY